A single region of the Pseudomonas sp. GGS8 genome encodes:
- a CDS encoding LysE family translocator: protein MIPLQDLLIFAAAALLMVLTPGPNMIYLISRSICQGRKAGVTSLLGVVAGFLVHLFAAAAGLTAVFMAVPVAYEVLKWAGALYLLWLAWQAVKPGARSPFEAQQLPADSSRKLITMGFLTSALNPKIAVFYLSVFPQFISPEHGSVFNQSIILGLTQISVSFSVNLLIALFASGIASWFVNNPSWLAMQRYFMGFVLSGLAVRLMLEQRRAA, encoded by the coding sequence ATGATCCCTCTTCAAGACTTGCTGATTTTTGCCGCGGCTGCGTTATTGATGGTACTCACGCCCGGGCCGAACATGATCTACCTGATCTCCCGTTCCATCTGCCAGGGGCGCAAGGCCGGGGTGACGTCGTTGCTGGGCGTGGTCGCGGGATTTCTAGTGCACCTGTTCGCGGCCGCGGCGGGTTTGACCGCGGTGTTTATGGCCGTGCCGGTGGCTTACGAAGTGCTGAAGTGGGCCGGTGCGTTGTACCTGCTGTGGCTGGCCTGGCAGGCGGTCAAGCCTGGTGCGCGTTCGCCGTTCGAGGCGCAGCAGTTGCCGGCGGACTCGTCACGCAAATTGATCACGATGGGCTTTCTGACCAGTGCATTGAACCCGAAAATTGCGGTGTTTTACCTGTCGGTGTTTCCGCAGTTCATTTCCCCTGAGCACGGTTCGGTGTTCAACCAGAGCATCATCCTCGGCCTGACCCAGATCAGCGTGAGCTTCAGCGTCAACCTGCTGATCGCGCTGTTCGCCTCAGGCATCGCCTCCTGGTTCGTCAACAACCCGAGCTGGCTGGCGATGCAGCGTTATTTCATGGGCTTCGTCCTGTCCGGGCTGGCGGTACGGTTGATGCTTGAGCAGCGGCGAGCGGCCTGA
- a CDS encoding NUDIX domain-containing protein, with the protein MTLSSAASPRIIRIAAALLIGPDGRTLLVRKRGTQAFMQPGGKIEAHEQPVHALARELEEELGLVIDPAYAIYLGPFSAPAANEPGFVVQAELFQLTIDSDVSPAAEIEEVRWIDPATDGNLTLAPLTRDLILPFYRASLIETA; encoded by the coding sequence ATGACGCTTTCATCCGCTGCTTCGCCCCGTATCATCCGCATTGCCGCTGCCCTGCTGATCGGCCCCGACGGTCGCACCTTGCTGGTGCGCAAGCGCGGCACCCAGGCGTTCATGCAGCCGGGAGGCAAGATCGAGGCCCATGAGCAACCGGTCCACGCCCTTGCCCGTGAGTTGGAAGAGGAACTGGGACTGGTCATCGATCCGGCGTATGCCATCTACCTGGGGCCATTCTCGGCACCGGCAGCCAACGAGCCGGGTTTTGTCGTACAGGCCGAACTTTTTCAGCTGACTATCGATTCTGACGTTTCCCCTGCGGCGGAAATCGAAGAGGTGCGCTGGATCGACCCGGCCACCGACGGCAATCTCACGCTGGCGCCATTGACACGGGACCTGATCTTGCCGTTTTATCGAGCTTCACTGATCGAAACCGCCTGA
- a CDS encoding HD domain-containing phosphohydrolase, whose amino-acid sequence MEEQLPTTVTDKPTLLLVDDEESILNSLRRLLRSQPYEVLLATSGAQALEIMAQRPVDLVMSDARMPNMDGATLLAYIHQHYPNTTRIMLTGYADPSAIIKAINEGQIHRYISKPWHDEEMLLTLRQSLAYQYSERERLRLVQETWDQNEKLKLLNATLEKHVAARTSELQQTADMLDLAYEELKRSYVTGTEVFSLLANLRLPPAKQTNRQIIELVRVYCKLHSLDEGTSRDLTMAAALYNIGKLSWTDSMMSTPSDLLHHNDRERYRGYPKQSESLLMTLDPMKDAARLILHHQERWDGSGFPDRLKGEAIPLGSRLLKLAVDFIELQRGLILERQMNSDEALVYIRQYAGRLYDPELVEDFIQVCAAYLSDVTLADPTVKVLTTRDLVAGMILARNLNADNGMLLLNAGKVLNGPLVEKLIAFEAMEGAKYSIFVKVPEEVEAAILETS is encoded by the coding sequence ATGGAAGAGCAACTCCCCACGACTGTGACCGATAAACCCACGTTATTGCTGGTCGACGATGAGGAGTCGATTCTCAACAGCCTGCGCCGCCTGCTGCGCAGCCAGCCCTACGAGGTGCTGCTGGCCACCAGCGGTGCCCAGGCCCTGGAAATCATGGCGCAGCGGCCGGTCGATCTGGTGATGAGTGACGCGCGCATGCCCAATATGGACGGCGCCACGCTGCTGGCCTACATCCATCAGCACTACCCAAACACCACCCGGATCATGTTGACCGGTTATGCCGACCCCTCGGCCATTATCAAAGCCATCAATGAAGGGCAGATCCATCGTTACATCAGCAAGCCCTGGCACGATGAGGAAATGCTGCTGACGTTGCGGCAATCTCTCGCCTATCAGTATTCCGAGCGTGAGCGGTTGCGTCTGGTGCAGGAGACGTGGGATCAGAACGAGAAATTGAAACTGCTCAACGCCACTCTGGAAAAACACGTCGCGGCCCGCACCTCTGAGCTTCAGCAAACCGCTGACATGCTGGACCTGGCCTACGAAGAGCTCAAACGCAGCTATGTCACCGGCACGGAAGTGTTTTCGTTGCTGGCCAATCTGCGCCTGCCGCCCGCCAAGCAAACCAACCGGCAGATCATCGAACTGGTGCGGGTGTACTGCAAACTCCATAGCCTGGACGAAGGCACCAGTCGTGACCTGACCATGGCGGCGGCGCTCTACAACATCGGTAAGTTGAGCTGGACCGACAGCATGATGAGTACGCCTTCGGACCTGCTGCATCACAATGACCGCGAGCGCTACCGGGGTTATCCGAAGCAGAGTGAGTCGCTGCTGATGACGCTCGACCCGATGAAGGATGCCGCGCGGCTGATCCTGCACCACCAGGAGCGCTGGGACGGCAGCGGTTTTCCCGATCGGCTCAAGGGGGAGGCCATTCCGCTCGGTTCGCGGTTGCTGAAACTGGCGGTGGATTTCATCGAGTTGCAGCGCGGGCTGATCCTTGAGCGGCAGATGAACAGCGATGAAGCCCTGGTGTATATCCGCCAGTACGCCGGTCGGCTCTATGACCCGGAACTGGTGGAAGATTTCATTCAGGTCTGCGCAGCTTACCTGAGCGATGTGACGCTGGCTGACCCGACGGTCAAGGTGCTGACCACCCGGGACCTGGTGGCGGGGATGATCCTGGCGCGCAACCTGAATGCCGACAACGGCATGCTGCTGCTCAATGCCGGCAAGGTGTTGAACGGGCCTCTGGTGGAAAAGCTGATCGCCTTCGAGGCGATGGAAGGGGCCAAATACAGCATTTTTGTGAAGGTGCCGGAGGAAGTGGAGGCCGCGATTCTGGAGACGAGTTGA
- a CDS encoding EAL domain-containing protein has protein sequence MSVNTLLARTNRRILIVDDTASIHEDFAKILSPSSIEDDSLASAENALFGTSVTVSSQGFVIESAFQGREALDKVETALANDSPYAMAFIDMRMPPGWDGLETIERLWQVDPKLQVALCTAYSDYSWEDIDERLELGDRLLILKKPFDAIEIRQMASALTAKWQMTEDAALKMSLLEQAVEERTRELSDANIIVQNSPTILYRLRGEPSFPLMYISHNITKYGHIAAALVASSNWAQELIHPDDQEKVDTAMARVLDRHAAGASIEFRMRTGDGDWRWVENRYIPVRDDEGRLLEVEGIIIDITERKLAEEKIALLARTDGLTGLANRATLIERLHQAFAAARRGATPFAMFYLDLDHFKRINDTLGHPVGDLLLQEVARRIKTCVRENDVVARLGGDEFAILQLDVGDPTQSAALAAKVRDALVLPYSLAGNDVRVSVSIGISSYAQVSLSADSLLTQADMALYRSKEKGRNQYHFHSEEINQEVVERMTIANDLRTAIERDELELRYWPEVDLSSGRILGMEAQVSWNHPIRGLLEAPAFLPAAEKTGIIISLGHWVLERACRQMRQWRDEGMAPPVVAIKLSLAQLKSGPELIYDVLRTTARWELCPWDLRFDVTEATLAQTKWTHNDILPRLRELGVKIAIDDFGTEYSSFDYLKTYQVNHLKLAQAFIDTAAHDAASATTLRAIINFAREVGIGIIAEGVETQEQRTSLMATGSPMNAQGYYFSQAVSSQQAAELLKAGSIVHANHNPGALPDDSRRTTEDKK, from the coding sequence ATGTCAGTGAATACGCTGCTTGCGCGGACTAATCGTCGTATTCTCATCGTCGACGACACTGCATCGATCCATGAGGATTTCGCCAAGATTCTCAGTCCGTCATCAATCGAAGACGACAGTCTGGCCAGCGCTGAAAACGCCCTGTTCGGGACCTCGGTGACGGTATCGTCGCAAGGTTTTGTCATCGAATCCGCGTTTCAGGGCCGCGAAGCGCTGGACAAGGTCGAGACCGCACTGGCGAATGACTCACCCTACGCGATGGCCTTCATCGACATGCGCATGCCGCCGGGCTGGGACGGCCTGGAAACCATCGAACGCCTGTGGCAGGTCGATCCCAAGCTGCAAGTGGCGCTCTGCACCGCGTATTCCGACTATTCCTGGGAAGACATCGACGAGCGCCTGGAACTGGGCGATCGCCTGCTGATCCTGAAAAAACCCTTCGATGCCATCGAAATCCGCCAGATGGCCAGTGCATTGACCGCCAAATGGCAAATGACCGAAGACGCGGCGCTGAAGATGTCCCTGCTGGAGCAAGCGGTCGAGGAGCGCACCCGGGAGCTTTCCGACGCCAACATCATCGTGCAGAACAGCCCGACCATTTTGTATCGGCTGCGGGGCGAACCGTCGTTTCCGTTGATGTATATCTCCCACAACATCACCAAATACGGCCACATCGCGGCGGCCCTGGTGGCTTCGTCCAACTGGGCTCAAGAGCTGATTCATCCCGACGATCAAGAAAAAGTCGACACGGCCATGGCGCGAGTGCTGGACCGCCATGCAGCCGGTGCTTCCATCGAGTTCCGAATGCGCACCGGCGACGGTGACTGGCGCTGGGTCGAGAACCGCTACATCCCGGTGCGCGACGATGAAGGCCGCTTGCTGGAAGTCGAAGGCATCATCATCGACATCACCGAACGCAAACTGGCCGAGGAAAAGATCGCCCTGCTGGCCCGCACCGACGGGCTGACCGGGCTGGCCAACCGCGCGACGCTGATCGAGCGCCTGCATCAGGCGTTCGCCGCCGCCCGGCGAGGGGCCACCCCGTTCGCCATGTTTTACCTGGACCTGGATCACTTCAAACGTATCAACGACACCCTGGGCCACCCGGTGGGTGACCTGTTGTTGCAGGAGGTCGCTCGACGGATCAAAACCTGCGTGCGGGAAAACGACGTGGTCGCCCGCCTGGGGGGCGACGAGTTCGCGATACTGCAACTGGACGTCGGCGACCCGACCCAATCAGCAGCCCTGGCCGCCAAGGTCCGCGATGCGCTGGTGCTGCCCTACTCCCTGGCCGGCAATGATGTGCGGGTCTCGGTCAGCATCGGCATCAGCAGCTACGCCCAGGTCAGCCTCAGCGCCGACAGTCTGTTGACCCAGGCGGACATGGCACTGTATCGCTCCAAGGAAAAGGGCCGCAACCAGTACCACTTCCACTCCGAGGAAATCAATCAGGAAGTGGTCGAGCGCATGACCATCGCCAACGACTTGAGAACGGCCATCGAACGCGACGAACTCGAATTGCGTTACTGGCCGGAAGTAGACCTGAGCAGTGGCAGGATCCTCGGCATGGAAGCGCAGGTCAGTTGGAACCACCCCATACGCGGTTTACTGGAAGCCCCCGCATTTCTGCCCGCGGCGGAAAAGACCGGCATCATCATCTCCCTCGGTCACTGGGTGCTGGAGCGCGCCTGTCGGCAAATGCGCCAGTGGCGCGACGAAGGCATGGCGCCACCGGTGGTGGCGATAAAACTGTCGCTGGCCCAGCTCAAGAGTGGTCCCGAGTTGATCTATGACGTGTTACGCACCACCGCCCGCTGGGAACTGTGCCCGTGGGACCTGCGTTTCGACGTCACCGAAGCGACCCTGGCCCAGACCAAGTGGACGCACAACGATATCCTGCCACGCCTACGTGAGCTGGGGGTGAAGATCGCCATCGATGACTTCGGCACCGAATACTCTTCGTTCGACTACCTCAAGACTTACCAGGTCAATCATCTGAAACTCGCTCAGGCGTTCATCGACACCGCCGCCCACGACGCGGCCAGTGCCACCACCTTGCGGGCCATTATCAATTTCGCCCGCGAGGTCGGGATCGGCATCATCGCCGAAGGTGTCGAAACCCAGGAGCAACGCACTTCGCTGATGGCCACCGGCTCTCCGATGAATGCCCAGGGCTACTACTTCAGCCAAGCGGTCAGCAGCCAGCAGGCCGCCGAACTGTTGAAGGCCGGGAGCATCGTGCACGCGAACCACAATCCCGGAGCACTACCGGACGATTCGCGGCGCACCACGGAGGACAAGAAATGA
- a CDS encoding bifunctional diguanylate cyclase/phosphodiesterase translates to MKTPFIQANRRILIIDDTPSIHEDFRKILGADSDDELTLAGTEAVLFDTPQPTRLVFQLDSAYQGQEALKLVKRAQAEGRPYAMAFTDMRMPPGWDGLETIERLWKVDPNLQIALCTAFSDYTWEAMAERLEFGDQLLVLKKPFDSLEIRQMASALTWKWQMAQDAAMKVLSLEQTIEARVHELLKVSHLLQYDVLTELPNSTLLGDRLNQSLALSRRHDKQLAVMFLGLDRFKRINNALGHPTGDEMLKRVGRSLVACVRASDSVFRYGSDEFVVILADIHHPQQTKGIAEKLLNAIRAPQHVAGHDLSVTASLGISIYPDDGFDAIALIKKAETAMRNVKESGPNDFSFFIDEMNQRAREQQTIESGIRQALERNEFVLHYQPKLDLGTGKVVGAEALIRWQKPGQGWIYPTDFIGVAEDSGLIVPLSKWVLAQACRQARTWQANGLPNLCMSVNVSAIDFRQRDFVDVIEQILQQTGMDPALLELEITEGVLMQNVDSTMVALSRLKALGVRLAIDDFGTGYSSLSYLQRFPIDVLKIDQSFIRGLGRDSNDAALVSAIISLGKSLNLTVIAEGVETLEQLDFLKALHCEEGQGYYFSKAVEPDAFVQYLTSVKPTSPTAK, encoded by the coding sequence ATGAAAACTCCGTTCATCCAGGCCAACCGACGCATTCTGATCATCGACGACACGCCCTCCATCCATGAGGACTTTCGCAAGATCCTGGGCGCCGATAGCGACGATGAACTAACCCTCGCCGGCACTGAGGCCGTGCTGTTCGACACCCCGCAGCCAACCCGGCTGGTCTTCCAGCTCGACTCCGCCTATCAAGGCCAGGAAGCGCTCAAACTGGTCAAGCGTGCCCAGGCAGAAGGTCGCCCTTACGCCATGGCGTTCACCGACATGCGCATGCCCCCGGGCTGGGACGGGCTGGAAACCATCGAACGGCTCTGGAAAGTCGACCCTAACCTGCAAATCGCGCTGTGCACGGCTTTCTCGGATTACACCTGGGAAGCCATGGCCGAACGGCTGGAATTCGGCGATCAGTTGCTGGTATTGAAAAAACCCTTCGACAGTCTGGAAATCCGCCAGATGGCCAGCGCCCTGACCTGGAAGTGGCAGATGGCGCAGGACGCGGCGATGAAAGTGCTGAGTCTGGAGCAAACCATCGAAGCCCGGGTCCACGAACTGCTCAAGGTGTCTCATCTGTTGCAGTACGACGTGTTGACCGAGTTGCCCAACAGCACCTTGCTGGGTGACCGGCTGAACCAGTCCCTGGCCTTGTCCAGACGCCATGACAAACAACTGGCGGTGATGTTTCTGGGGCTCGATCGCTTCAAGCGCATCAACAATGCGTTGGGTCACCCGACCGGTGACGAGATGCTCAAACGTGTCGGACGAAGCCTGGTGGCCTGCGTACGCGCCTCCGATTCGGTGTTTCGCTACGGCTCCGACGAGTTTGTAGTGATTCTGGCCGACATCCACCACCCCCAACAGACCAAGGGCATCGCCGAAAAACTCTTGAACGCCATACGTGCGCCCCAGCACGTCGCCGGACACGACCTGAGCGTGACGGCCAGCTTGGGCATCAGCATCTATCCCGATGACGGTTTCGATGCCATCGCACTGATCAAGAAAGCCGAAACCGCGATGCGCAACGTCAAGGAAAGCGGCCCCAACGATTTCAGCTTTTTCATCGATGAGATGAACCAACGCGCACGGGAACAGCAGACCATCGAGTCGGGGATTCGCCAGGCACTGGAGCGGAACGAGTTTGTCCTGCACTACCAACCGAAACTCGACCTGGGCACCGGCAAGGTGGTTGGCGCCGAGGCGTTGATCCGCTGGCAAAAACCGGGGCAAGGCTGGATCTACCCGACAGACTTCATCGGTGTGGCCGAAGACAGCGGCTTGATCGTGCCGTTGAGCAAATGGGTACTGGCCCAGGCCTGTCGACAAGCCCGTACCTGGCAGGCGAATGGCCTGCCGAATCTGTGCATGTCGGTGAACGTGTCGGCCATCGATTTCCGTCAGCGGGATTTTGTCGATGTCATTGAACAGATACTCCAGCAAACCGGCATGGACCCCGCCTTGCTGGAGCTGGAAATCACCGAAGGCGTATTGATGCAGAACGTCGATAGCACGATGGTCGCGCTGAGTCGGCTCAAGGCTTTGGGAGTACGGCTGGCCATCGACGACTTCGGCACCGGCTATTCCAGCCTGAGTTACTTGCAACGGTTTCCCATCGATGTACTGAAAATCGACCAGTCGTTCATTCGTGGCCTGGGTCGTGACAGCAATGACGCGGCCCTGGTCAGCGCCATCATCAGCCTGGGTAAAAGCCTCAATCTGACGGTCATTGCAGAAGGGGTGGAAACCCTCGAACAACTGGATTTTCTCAAGGCCCTCCATTGCGAGGAAGGCCAGGGTTACTACTTCAGCAAAGCCGTGGAGCCGGACGCCTTCGTGCAATACCTGACATCCGTAAAGCCCACCTCCCCCACAGCCAAATGA
- a CDS encoding cytochrome-c peroxidase produces MSRSFCYLLLAPLFSCCLIASGAPLDEPLKPLPAVPEQNPLQVELGRRLFNEPRLSVNNSLSCASCHRLEIGGADDKALSIGFKGEPLTINTPSVFNASLNFRQFWNGRADTLETQAHEVVQSPSEMGSHWEHVVQMLSADPDYKSAFTKAYPDGVTMNNVQSALATYERTLISANSRFDQYLSGNTEILTIDEKYGYQRFKDYGCIACHQGVNIGGNMFQKFGVMGDYFQARGNPTEADLGRYLVTKAEEDRNVFKVPSLRNVAVTAPYFHDGSAKTLEDAVDVMFKFQLGRVPSDKDKDLIIKFLKTLTGEWGGKPL; encoded by the coding sequence ATGTCGCGCTCCTTCTGCTACTTGCTCCTTGCTCCTCTGTTCAGCTGTTGTCTGATAGCCAGCGGCGCACCGCTGGACGAACCGCTCAAACCCTTGCCCGCGGTGCCCGAGCAGAATCCCTTGCAAGTCGAACTCGGTCGCCGGTTGTTCAACGAACCACGGCTGTCGGTCAACAACAGCCTGTCCTGCGCCAGTTGCCACCGTCTGGAAATCGGCGGCGCCGACGACAAGGCGTTGTCCATCGGCTTCAAAGGCGAACCCTTGACGATCAATACCCCCAGCGTGTTCAACGCGAGCCTGAACTTCCGGCAATTCTGGAACGGCCGCGCCGACACTCTGGAAACACAAGCCCACGAAGTGGTGCAGAGCCCCAGTGAAATGGGCAGTCATTGGGAACATGTAGTCCAGATGCTGTCTGCCGACCCGGATTACAAAAGCGCTTTCACCAAGGCCTACCCGGACGGCGTCACCATGAACAATGTGCAAAGTGCCCTGGCCACCTACGAGCGCACGCTGATCAGCGCCAACTCGCGTTTCGACCAATACCTGTCGGGCAATACCGAGATACTCACGATTGACGAGAAGTACGGTTACCAACGCTTCAAGGACTACGGCTGCATCGCCTGCCATCAGGGGGTGAACATCGGCGGCAACATGTTCCAGAAATTCGGGGTCATGGGTGATTACTTTCAAGCTCGTGGCAACCCCACCGAAGCCGATCTGGGCCGCTATCTGGTCACCAAGGCCGAAGAGGACCGCAACGTGTTCAAGGTGCCGAGCCTGCGCAATGTCGCCGTGACCGCGCCGTACTTTCACGACGGCTCGGCTAAAACCCTCGAAGATGCGGTAGACGTGATGTTCAAGTTCCAGCTTGGTCGTGTGCCCTCCGACAAGGACAAGGACCTGATCATCAAATTCCTCAAGACCCTGACCGGTGAGTGGGGAGGAAAACCGTTATGA
- a CDS encoding DAHL domain-containing protein, producing MKTYRRRDLTLLGAVAVLLASTLLFLYLKSNSQETSAYAESRDLIGRIKQLNAQWETEILKSRIAISHNYDPVVAPLSEMTRLWQRFESIESKHGRNDSPTWRASHDAYLSAIQEKTRLVEQFKSHNAVLRNSLAFLPTAEDDIQQPLTQLPDQDKLQLQNIATDTYDLLLSSLEFAQITSDDKAADILLGLNKLGVNKQRLPEQFHSPIDILSNHIALILREQPVVNRLLENIEAIPVAERLDDITDLLNKDQQQTDAIDQRYHFYMLVFSTLLVLVLVYLAIRLMRSFGEINRVNKELQTANEVLEQRVEERTRELKDTQSELLDTARQAGMAEIATNVLHNVGNVLNSVNISADLVTRRLRSSKAQGLGKAMQLINEHQSDLGTFLTQNEKGKLLPGYLNQLVEAIALEQQGMTEELAQLSKSVDHIKDIVATQQSYAGANNLVEPLYISELLEDALRMNAGALTRHHVTVVKEYGDVPQVMGDKHRLLLILINLISNAKYAMSDLSNRARHITLGVKVVEDTILQISVKDDGEGIAPENMTRIFAHGFTTRKEGHGFGLHSCALAAIEMNGHLTAHSDGPGKGALFTLQIPLNPVMEEA from the coding sequence ATGAAAACGTACCGCCGTCGCGACCTGACGCTGCTCGGTGCCGTGGCCGTGCTGCTGGCCTCGACGCTGTTGTTCCTGTACCTCAAATCCAACTCGCAGGAGACGTCGGCCTACGCCGAGTCCCGGGATTTGATCGGCCGGATCAAACAGTTGAACGCGCAATGGGAAACCGAGATTCTCAAGTCCAGGATCGCTATCAGTCACAACTACGATCCAGTGGTGGCACCGCTGAGCGAGATGACGCGCCTGTGGCAACGGTTCGAGAGCATAGAGTCCAAGCACGGTCGCAACGACTCGCCGACCTGGCGTGCCAGTCATGACGCATACCTTTCCGCCATCCAGGAGAAAACCCGGTTGGTGGAGCAGTTCAAATCCCACAACGCGGTGCTGCGCAACTCACTGGCGTTCCTGCCCACTGCCGAAGACGACATCCAGCAACCGCTTACCCAACTGCCCGATCAAGACAAACTGCAACTGCAGAACATTGCCACCGACACCTACGACTTACTGCTCAGCAGCCTGGAGTTCGCCCAGATCACTTCCGACGATAAAGCGGCGGATATTCTGCTGGGGCTGAACAAACTGGGGGTGAACAAGCAGCGATTGCCGGAGCAGTTTCACAGCCCGATCGATATTTTGAGCAACCACATCGCACTGATCCTGCGTGAACAACCGGTGGTCAATCGGTTGTTGGAAAACATCGAAGCCATTCCGGTGGCCGAACGGCTGGACGACATTACCGACCTGCTGAACAAGGACCAGCAACAAACCGATGCCATCGACCAGCGCTACCACTTCTACATGCTGGTGTTTTCGACGCTGTTGGTACTGGTGCTGGTGTACCTGGCGATTCGCCTGATGCGCAGCTTCGGGGAGATCAATCGGGTCAACAAGGAACTGCAAACCGCCAACGAAGTTCTCGAACAACGGGTCGAAGAGCGCACCCGCGAACTCAAGGATACCCAGAGCGAATTGCTCGACACCGCGCGCCAGGCCGGCATGGCCGAAATCGCCACCAACGTGCTGCACAACGTCGGCAACGTGCTCAACAGCGTGAACATCTCGGCCGACCTGGTCACTCGCCGGCTGCGTAGCAGCAAGGCCCAGGGGCTGGGCAAGGCGATGCAACTGATCAATGAACATCAAAGCGACCTGGGCACCTTTCTGACCCAGAACGAGAAAGGAAAACTGCTGCCCGGCTACTTGAATCAACTGGTGGAAGCCATTGCCCTCGAACAGCAAGGCATGACCGAGGAACTCGCACAACTGAGCAAAAGCGTCGATCACATCAAAGACATCGTCGCCACCCAGCAGTCCTACGCGGGGGCCAACAACCTGGTGGAACCGCTGTACATCAGCGAATTGCTCGAGGACGCCCTGCGCATGAACGCCGGCGCCTTGACCCGGCATCACGTCACGGTGGTCAAGGAATACGGCGACGTACCGCAAGTGATGGGCGACAAGCACCGCTTGTTGCTGATCCTGATCAACCTGATCAGCAACGCCAAATACGCCATGTCCGACCTCAGCAACCGAGCGCGACACATCACCCTCGGGGTAAAAGTCGTCGAGGACACGATCCTGCAAATCAGCGTCAAGGATGACGGCGAAGGCATTGCCCCGGAGAACATGACGCGGATCTTTGCCCACGGTTTCACCACCCGCAAGGAAGGCCACGGCTTCGGCCTGCACAGCTGTGCGCTGGCTGCGATCGAAATGAACGGCCATCTCACCGCCCACAGCGACGGGCCGGGCAAGGGCGCCCTCTTCACCTTGCAGATCCCGTTGAACCCCGTCATGGAGGAAGCATGA
- a CDS encoding ATP-binding protein, protein MSDLSNRRILLIDDTPSIHDDFRKILTPTSAKHVELDEMEAALFGSEVKTTQLLFELDSAYGGQEGLGKLVQALQENRPYALAFVDMRMPEGWDGAQTIEHLWQEDPNLQVVVCTAYSDYSWDELLERLHAHDRLLILKKPFDNIEVQQMANTLLTKWDMTERASIQMSHLEHLVDQRTTQFKQASEALQREIDERKQLESQLVQSEKLASLGQLAAGVAHEINNPIGFISSNLGALDGYFKQLQAMLDAYREAEAAITSSDVLERLGQLREKVELEFLREDIPLLIKESKDGINRVGQIVKDLKDFSRVDSNQEWQWANLQQGIESTLNIVANELKYKADVVKEYQTLPEIECLPSQINQVIMNLIVNASQAMGPERGTITLRTGLEGETVSIEVADTGSGIEPECLQKIFDPFYTTKPVGQGTGLGLSLSYGIVKKHRGDISVRSEVGVGSTFRVELPVRQTKTAA, encoded by the coding sequence ATGAGCGACCTATCGAACCGCCGCATTCTGCTGATCGACGACACACCGTCCATCCATGATGACTTTCGCAAGATACTCACCCCGACCTCGGCCAAACATGTAGAACTGGACGAAATGGAGGCCGCGCTGTTCGGCAGCGAAGTGAAAACCACCCAGCTTCTGTTCGAGCTGGATTCGGCCTATGGCGGTCAGGAGGGCCTGGGCAAACTCGTCCAGGCCTTACAGGAGAACCGCCCCTACGCCCTGGCCTTCGTCGACATGCGCATGCCCGAGGGCTGGGACGGTGCACAAACTATCGAACACCTGTGGCAAGAAGACCCGAACCTGCAAGTGGTGGTGTGTACCGCCTACTCCGACTATTCGTGGGATGAACTGCTGGAACGCCTGCACGCCCATGACCGCCTGCTGATTCTGAAAAAGCCGTTCGACAACATTGAAGTCCAGCAGATGGCCAACACCCTGCTCACCAAATGGGACATGACCGAACGGGCGTCTATCCAGATGAGCCATCTGGAGCATCTGGTGGACCAGCGCACGACTCAGTTCAAGCAGGCCAGCGAAGCATTGCAGCGGGAAATCGACGAGCGCAAACAACTGGAAAGCCAACTGGTGCAATCGGAAAAACTCGCCTCGCTGGGGCAACTGGCCGCGGGCGTCGCCCATGAAATCAATAACCCCATCGGCTTCATTTCCTCCAATCTCGGCGCCCTCGATGGCTACTTCAAACAACTGCAGGCCATGCTCGATGCCTATCGGGAAGCGGAGGCGGCCATTACCTCAAGCGACGTCCTCGAACGACTCGGCCAGCTACGTGAGAAGGTCGAGCTGGAGTTTTTGCGCGAAGACATTCCGCTGCTGATCAAGGAGTCCAAGGACGGCATCAACCGGGTCGGGCAGATCGTCAAAGACCTGAAGGACTTCTCCCGCGTCGACTCCAATCAGGAATGGCAGTGGGCCAACCTGCAACAAGGCATCGAATCGACGCTGAACATCGTCGCCAATGAACTCAAGTACAAGGCCGACGTGGTGAAGGAGTATCAAACACTGCCTGAAATCGAATGCCTGCCGTCGCAGATCAATCAAGTGATCATGAACCTGATCGTCAACGCGTCTCAGGCCATGGGGCCGGAACGGGGCACCATCACCCTGCGTACCGGGCTTGAAGGTGAAACGGTGTCGATCGAAGTCGCGGACACCGGATCAGGCATCGAACCGGAATGCCTGCAGAAAATATTCGACCCGTTCTACACCACCAAACCGGTGGGCCAGGGGACAGGGCTCGGGTTGTCCCTGTCCTATGGCATCGTGAAAAAACACCGGGGCGATATTTCAGTGCGCAGCGAAGTCGGGGTGGGTAGCACCTTTCGGGTCGAGTTGCCGGTGCGCCAGACAAAAACAGCGGCCTGA